Proteins encoded within one genomic window of Pongo abelii isolate AG06213 chromosome 18, NHGRI_mPonAbe1-v2.0_pri, whole genome shotgun sequence:
- the SALL1 gene encoding sal-like protein 1, whose product MSRRKQAKPQHFQSDPEVASLPRRDGDTEKGQPSRPTKSKDAHVCGRCCAEFFELSDLLLHKKNCTKNQLVLIVNENPASPPETFSPSPPPDNPDEQMNDTVNKTDQVDCSDLSEHNGLDREESMEVEAPVANKSGSGTSSGSHSSVAPSSSSSSSSSSSGGSSTGTSAITTSLPQLGDLTTLGNFSVINSNVIIENLQSTKVAVAQFSQEARCGGASGGKLAVPALMEQLLALQQQQIHQLQLIEQIRHQILLLASQNADLPTSSSPSQGTLRTSANPLSTLSSHLSQQLAAAAGLAQSLASQSASISGVKQLPPIQLPQSSSGNTIIPSNSGSSPNMNILAAAVTTPSSEKVASSAGASHVSNPAVSSSSSPAFAISSLLSPASNPLLPQQASANSVFPSPLPNIGTTAEDLNSLSALAQQRKSKPPNVTAFEAKSTSDEAFFKHKCRFCAKVFGSDSALQIHLRSHTGERPFKCNICGNRFSTKGNLKVHFQRHKEKYPHIQMNPYPVPEHLDNIPTSTGIPYGMSIPPEKPVTSWLDTKPVLPTLTTSVGLPLPPTLPSLIPFIKTEEPAPIPITHSATSPPGSVKSDSGGPEPATRNPGGLPEEAEGSTLPPSSGKSEESGMVTNSVPTASSSVLSSPAADCGPAGSATTFTNPLLPLMSEQFKAKFPFGGLLDSAQASETSKLQQLVENIDKKATDPNECIICHRVLSCQSALKMHYRTHTGERPFKCKICGRAFTTKGNLKTHYSVHRAMPPLRVQHSCPICQKKFTNAVVLQQHIRMHMGGQIPNTPVPDSYSESMESDTGSFDEKNVDDLDNFSDENMEDCPEGSIPDTPKSADASQDSLSSSPLPLEMSSIAALENQMKMINAGLAEQLQASLKSVENGSVEGDVLTNDSSSVGGDMESQSAGSPAISESTSSMQALSPSNSTQEFHKSPSIEEKPQRAVPSEFANGLSPTPVNGGALDLTSSHAEKIIKEDSLGILFPFRDRGKFKNTACDICGKTFACQSALDIHYRSHTKERPFICTVCNRGFSTKGNLKQHMLTHQMRDLPSQLFEPSSNLGPNQNSAVIPANSLSSLIKTEVNGFVHVSPQDSKDTPTSHIPSGPLSSSATSPVLLPALPRRTPKQHYCNTCGKTFSSSSALQIHERTHTGEKPFACTICGRAFTTKGNLKVHMGTHMWNSTPARRGRRLSVDGPMTFLGGNPVKFPEMFQKDLAARSGSGDPSSFWNQYAAALSNGLAMKANEISVIQNGGIPPIPGSLGSGNSSPISGLTGNLERLQNSEPNAPLAGLEKMASSENGTNFRFTRFVEDSKEIVTS is encoded by the exons ATGTCGCGGAGGAAGCAAGCGAAGCCTCAACATTTCCAATCCGACCCCGAAGTGGCCTCACTCCCCCGGCGAGATG GAGACACAGAAAAGGGTCAACCGAGTCGCCCTACTAAGAGCAAGGATGCCCACGTCTGTGGCCGGTGCTGTGCCGAGTTCTTTGAATTATCAGATCTTCTGCTCCACAAGAAGAACTGTACTAAAAATCAATTAGTTTTAATCGTAAATGAAAATCCAGCCTCCCCACCCGAAAccttctcccccagccccccTCCCGATAATCctgatgaacaaatgaatgacacAGTTAACAAAACAGATCAAGTGGACTGCAGCGACCTTTCAGAACACAACGGACTTGACAGGGAAGAGTCCATGGAGGTGGAGGCCCCGGTTGCTAACAAAAGCGGCAGCGGCACTTCCAGCGGCAGCCACAGCAGTGTCGCcccaagcagcagcagcagcagcagcagcagcagcagcggcggcTCCTCCACAGGTACCTCAGCGATCACAACCTCTCTACCTCAACTCGGGGACCTGACAACACTGGGCAACTTCTCCGTGATCAACAGCAACGTCATCATCGAGAACCTCCAGAGCACCAAGGTGGCGGTGGCCCAGTTCTCCCAGGAAGCGAGGTGTGGCGGGGCCTCTGGGGGCAAGCTGGCCGTCCCAGCCCTCATGGAACAACTCCTAGctctgcagcagcagcagatcCACCAGCTGCAATTGATCGAACAGATTCGTCACCAAATATTGCTGTTGGCTTCTCAGAACGCAGACTTGCCAACATCTTCTAGTCCTTCTCAAGGTACTTTACGAACATCTGCCAACCCCTTGTCCACGCTAAGTTCCCATTTATCTCAGCAGCTGGCAGCAGCAGCTGGATTGGCACAGAGCCTCGCCAGCCAATCTGCCAGCATTAGTGGTGTGAAACAGCTACCCCCAATCCAGCTACCTCAGAGCAGTTCTGGCAACACCATCATTCCATCCAACAGCGGCTCTTCTCCCAATATGAACATATTGGCAGCGGCAGTTACCACCCCGTCCTCTGAAAAAGTGGCTTCAAGTGCTGGGGCCTCCCATGTCAGCAACCCAGCGGTCTCATCATCGTCCTCACCAGCTTTTGCAATAAGCAGTTTATTAAGTCCTGCGTCTAATCCACTTCTACCTCAGCAAGCCTCCGCTAACTCGGTTTTCCCCAGCCCTTTGCCCAACATCGGAACAACCGCAGAGGATTTAAACTCCTTGTCTGCCTTGGCCCAGCAAAGAAAAAGCAAGCCACCAAATGTCACTGCCTTTGAAGCAAAAAGTACTTCCGATGAGGCATTCTTCAAACACAAGTGCAGGTTCTGCGCGAAGGTCTTTGGGAGTGACAGTGCCTTGCAGATCCACTTGCGTTCCCATACGGGAGAGAGGCCGTTCAAGTGCAACATCTGCGGGAACAGATTCTCCACCAAGGGGAATTTGAAAGTCCACTTTCAGCGCCACAAAGAGAAATACCCTCATATCCAGATGAACCCCTATCCTGTGCCTGAGCATTTGGACAATATCCCCACGAGTACTGGCATCCCATATGGCATGTCCATCCCTCCAGAGAAGCCAGTCACCAGCTGGCTAGACACCAAACCAGTCCTTCCTACTCTGACCACTTCAGTCGGCCTGCCGTTGCCCCCAACCCTCCCAAGCCTCATACCCTTCATCAAGACGGAAGAGCCAGCCCCCATCCCCATCACCCATTCTGCCACCAGCCCCCCAGGCTCGGTCAAAAGTGACTCCGGGGGCCCTGAGCCAGCCACAAGAAACCCAGGTGGGCTCCCAGAGGAAGCCGAAGGGTCCACTCTGCCACCCTCCAGTGGCAAAAGCGAAGAGAGTGGCATGGTCACCAACTCAGTCCCGACGGCGAGCAGTAGCGTCCTGAGCTCCCCAGCAGCAGACTGCGGCCCCGCAGGCAGTGCCACCACCTTCACCAACCCTTTGTTGCCACTCATGTCTGAGCAGTTCAAGGCCAAGTTTCCTTTTGGGGGACTCCTGGACTCAGCCCAGGCATCAGAGACGTCCAAGCTTCAGCAACTGGTAGAAAACATTGACAAGAAGGCCACTGACCCCAATGAGTGCATCATCTGCCACCGGGTTCTCAGCTGCCAGAGCGCCTTGAAAATGCACTACAGGACACACACTGGGGAGAGGCCCTTTAAGTGTAAGATCTGTGGCCGGGCTTTCACCACGAAAGGGAATCTTAAAACCCACTACAGTGTCCATCGTGCTATGCCCCCGCTCAGAGTCCAGCATTCCTGCCCCATCTGCCAGAAGAAGTTCACGAACGCTGTGGTCCTGCAGCAGCACATCCGAATGCATATGGGAGGCCAGATCCCCAACACCCCAGTCCCGGATAGCTACTCTGAGTCCATGGAGTCTGACACAGGTTCCTTTGATGAGAAAAATGTTGATGACCTAGACAACTTCTCTGATGAAAACATGGAAGACTGTCCTGAGGGCAGCATCCCCGATACACCTAAGTCTGCAGACGCCTCCCAAGACAGCTTATCCTCTTCGCCTTTGCCCCTCGAGATGTCGAGCATCGCTGCTTTGGAAAATCAGATGAAGATGATCAATGCTGGCCTGGCAGAGCAGCTACAGGCCAGCCTGAAGTCAGTGGAGAATGGGTCCGTCGAGGGGGATGTCCTGACCAATGATTCATCCTCAGTGGGTGGTGACATGGAGAGCCAAAGTGCTGGCAGCCCAGCCATCTCAGAGTCTACCTCTTCCATGCAGGCTCTGTCCCCGTCCAACAGCACGCAGGAGTTCCACAAGTCACCCAGCATTGAGGAGAAACCACAGAGAGCGGTCCCAAGCGAGTTTGCCAATGGTTTGTCTCCCACCCCAGTGAATGGTGGGGCTTTGGATTTGACATCTAGTCATGCAGAGAAAATCATCAAAGAAGATTCTTTGGGGATCCTCTTCCCTTTTAGAGACCGGGGTAAATTTAAAAACACTGCTTGTGACATTTGTGGCAAAACATTTGCTTGTCAGAGTGCCTTGGACATTCACTATAGAAGTCATACCAAAGAGAGACCATTTATTTGCACAGTTTGCAATCGTGGCTTTTCCACAAAGGGTAATTTGAAGCAGCACATGTTGACACATCAGATGCGAGATCTGCCATCCCAGCTCTTTGAGCCCAGTTCCAACCTTGGCCCCAATCAGAACTCGGCGGTGATTCCCGCCAACTCGTTGTCATCTCTCATCAAAACAGAGGTCAACGGCTTCGTGCATGTTTCTCCTCAGGACAGTAAGGACACCCCCACCAGTCACATCCCGTCTGGGCCTCTGTCTTCCTCTGCCACGTCCCCAGTTCTGCTCCCTGCTCTGCCCAGGAGAACTCCCAAGCAGCACTACTGCAACACATGTGGCAAAACCTTCTCCTCGTCGAGTGCCCTGCAGATTCATGAgagaactcacactggagagaaaccctttgCTTGCACTATTTGTGGAAGAGCTTTCACGACTAAAGGCAATCTTAAGGTAC ACATGGGCACTCACATGTGGAATAGCACCCCTGCACGACGGGGTCGGCGGCTCTCTGTGGATGGCCCCATGACATTTCTAGGAGGCAATCCCGTCAAGTTCCCAGAAATGTTCCAGAAGGATTTGGCGGCAAGATCAGGAAGTGGGGATCCTTCCAGCTTCTGGAATCAGTATGCAGCAGCGCTCTCCAACGGGCTGGCGATGAAGGCCAACGAGATCTCCGTCATTCAGAACGGTGGCATCCCTCCAATTCCTGGAAGCCTCGGCAGTGGGAACAGCTCACCTATTAGTGGGCTGACGGGAAACCTGGAGAGGCTCCAGAACTCAGAGCCCAATGCTCCCCTGGCCGGCCTGGAGAAAATGGCAAGCAGTGAGAACGGAACCAACTTCCGCTTCACCCGCTTCGTGGAGGACAGCAAGGAGATCGTCACGAGTTAA